In Lycorma delicatula isolate Av1 chromosome 10, ASM4794821v1, whole genome shotgun sequence, a genomic segment contains:
- the LOC142331140 gene encoding uncharacterized protein LOC142331140 — protein sequence MKMEGNMKKEICYFSEEEVDDGNLCSDELIKEDPLCIETNDIKSDPDGCNLSSVKFEQVLIKHEEMDLGTEIVNSVEEDAENLSKHLLFSSDETNVNSHNLPQVNGADNETKVYCSICLVRFENPLEHSNHDCCERDDIIRCKCCAKLFITEKDISNHFKENKSNFSCDACNKTFCGSICLELHCCSLGKINKSNSLYINKRLQTCTKKISDEELMQQNRDVWEYRCKCCNKRFKSESNLREHFSEHNYRKRFTCSYCPKSFDRKWNLMSHVNIHTKEKTYMCDFCQKCFSRKRSLKKHVNSIHYSEKKFICSICQKSFDDIISLTYHLDDHAEFLMFTCNICGKSFNKKGNLKRHFNTHQKEVF from the exons GAAGTGGATGATGGTAACTTGTGTTCAGATGAGCTTATAAAAGAAGACCCTCTTTGTATAGAAACAAATGATATTAAATCAGACCCTGACGGTTGCAATTTATCATCAGTTAAATTTGAACAAGTGTTGATTAAACATGAAGAAatg GATTTAGGTACAGAGATAGTTAATTCAGTGGAGGAAGAtgctgaaaatttatcaaaacatctTCTATTTAGCAGTGATGAAACAAATGTAAACAGCCACAATTTACCACAGGTTAACGGTGCTGATAATGAAACTAAAGTCTATTGCAGTATATGTTTAGTTAGATTTGAAAATCCATTAGAGCATAGTAATCATGACTGTTGTGAAAGAGATGATATAATTCGATGTAAGTGTTGTGCTAAATTGTTTATCACAGAAAAAGatatttcaaatcattttaaagaaaataaaagtaactttagtTGTGATGCATGTAATAAGACATTTTGCGGCAGTATTTGTTTAGAATTGCATTGTTGCAgtttaggtaaaataaataaaagtaatagtttgTACATCAATAAAAGGTTACAGACGTGTACCAAGAAGATTAGTGATGAAGAATTAATGCAGCAGAATAGAGATGTTTGGGAATATAGATGCAAATgttgtaataaaagatttaaaagtgaAAGTAATCTAAGGGAACATTTTAGCGAACATAATTACAGGAAAAGATTTACTTGCAGTTACTGCCCAAAGTCCTTCGATAGAAAATGGAATTTAATGAGCCATGTTAACATTCACACTAAAGAAAAGACATACATGTGTGATTTTTGTCAAAAGTGTTTTAGTCGAAAAAGATCATTGAAAAAACATGTTAATAGCATTCATTATAGTGAGAAAAAATTCATCTGCAGtatttgtcagaagtcttttgaTGATATTATATCTTTAACGTATCATCTTGATGATCATGCTGAATTCTTGATGTTTACATGTAATATTTGTGGAAAGTCCTTTAATaagaaaggtaatttaaaaagacattttaataCCCAccaaaaagaagttttttag